The following DNA comes from Gemmatimonadaceae bacterium.
GGCATTTGGCGATACTGACTGAACAGGAACGCGACACAGTCGTAGAACCTGAGACCTCGCTCGAGCGGGCGCAGGAATCAGCTCTTGCCCGAAAGGCCATCGATGCTCTTGCCGAACGTGACAGACTGGCCCTGTTGATGCGCGAAGAGGGACTCGACTATCCCGAAATCGCCGAAGCACTCAGCCTCTCGCTGGGTTCGGTGGGAACTACGTTGTCGCGCGCGCGCCGGCGCCTGGTCGAAAGCTATGAATCGCTTCAGAAAGAGCGCGAACTGAGGGAGAAGAATGCAGCATCCTGACGAAGGAACGATTCACGCCTGGCTCGACGGGGCGTTGACGGTTGAAGAAGCAGCTACTTTCGAAGCGCATTCAGCTCAGTGTGAGCAATGTTCGGCGGCGATAGCTGAAGCGCGGGGTCTGGTGGCGGCGTCGTCGCGAATACTGTTGTCACTCGACGACGTGCCAGGAGGCGTGATCCCGGTGTCCTCTCCAACAGCCCGAGTCTGGTACGCGCGCAATGACCTGCGTGTCGCTGCAGCAATGATGCTGATGGCGGGCGCAACTCTGTTTATGACAAGGAGAGATGTGTCGTCGAAGATCATGCAGCCGAAAGCACAGGCTGCATTGGAGTCAACAGCTGATCTGAGCTCGGCACCAGCGCTGGATTCGGCAGCCGTTGCGCAACCGGGGACAGCATTGGATGCTCCTGCACCGGCAGCAATCTCGACTCCCCGGCTCGAAGCGAGTACAGGTCGAGACCCAACTCTTCGGACCAAGGCCGTTCAGCGTGGAACACCGAACGTGGTCGTCGCTTCACCTCCGCAGGAGTCCGCGCGGACCCGTAGCGCGGCACTGCCCGAGGCAGCCTCGATGGCGCGGGACACAAAAGCCATGGCATATGGGGCAGCGCCAATCACACGCGACAAGAGAGCCGTGACAAATGAGGCTGATTTTTCGGGAGCGACGACGGCGACTGCCAGCACCGCGATGAGGGACGCCAGTCTTGATGGCTCGTTGAAGACAGTAAGGGCGGATACCGCCCAGAACACACGAACCATTGTGTACAGAACACCGGCCGGCGCTGACATTACCCTGACAGAGACTGACCAAACCGATCTCAGCCGACAGTCTGTACTGAAAGGCAGGGCGGCAGGTGGCAGGGTGAACGCACCACCAGCACGGTTCGACGTGCCGCCAGCAGCGCCAATTGCACCCGCCCCGGCTCCTGAGCGGCGCTTAAGGAGTGTCCCCCTGACCAACACGATTTCATGGATGGACCCTGTCACCGGCACACATTACAAGCTCACCGCTGATCTTCCGCGGGAGCAACTCGAAGGATGGAAAACCCGAATTATCGAGCAGAGACGCTCGAGATGAGCTCATGAACGATGCAGCACGGCACTGCCGCGCGTTCCAGGCGGCGGTAGAGCCGGAATCAGTGAACAGCGCGAGAACTACCGTTCGGGGTCGAGGATCTTTCGTATCTCGTTCCGGGCGTCGGAAATGTGAAGGCGGGTGGTTCTGTCCGTCGTTCGGGCGAGCGCGGATTGCAGCGCGTTCTCGAGCTCCATGAGCTCTCCCCGCATCAACGCGCGGACATCACTATTGGGCCCAACCGATCCCCGGGTCTGCGCTCTTCGCGACGGCGGTCCATCAGGCGTGATGATCACTGCCGGTGATGGATTTATTTTGCCATCCGTCTGCATGAGGTACGCCCGCTGGATCGACCGCCGAAAGGCATCGATCCTGACTTTTTCATCACCGAGCTCTCCCCAGATACCACGACGCACGTCGGCGAGCATTTCGCCAAGGGGATAGAAGTCGCCGCCGGCGGGGGAGAGGGCCGCATATTCGGCGAGACGATTGAGGCGCTCGTTGTCGAGCAATGCAGTGAGAACTCGCGACTGCGCAGACCCTATTCTCCGAAGCGTACCTTCCGGCTCGATGCGTCTGAGTATCTCCGTGTCGACAAAATAGGCCGGAGTCTGAAATGCGTTCTCACCGATGAATCTGACGGCCTCCTTCTGCCGTGCGCGGGACAGCGGCGTGAAACGGGGTCCGGGTTGTCCGCCGTATTTTTCCTGAGAATTGGACCCACCAACGACACTTACCACGTGCTCCATCTCGTTGCTCCACTGATCGAGCAGCCGTTCATA
Coding sequences within:
- a CDS encoding sigma-70 family RNA polymerase sigma factor, with the translated sequence MTDVERLFRTYNTALVRYLTRRLGDRDWAEEVAQETFVRALRQETITNERAWLFQVATNLVRDEARKDARRRRHLAILTEQERDTVVEPETSLERAQESALARKAIDALAERDRLALLMREEGLDYPEIAEALSLSLGSVGTTLSRARRRLVESYESLQKERELREKNAAS
- a CDS encoding zf-HC2 domain-containing protein; translation: MQHPDEGTIHAWLDGALTVEEAATFEAHSAQCEQCSAAIAEARGLVAASSRILLSLDDVPGGVIPVSSPTARVWYARNDLRVAAAMMLMAGATLFMTRRDVSSKIMQPKAQAALESTADLSSAPALDSAAVAQPGTALDAPAPAAISTPRLEASTGRDPTLRTKAVQRGTPNVVVASPPQESARTRSAALPEAASMARDTKAMAYGAAPITRDKRAVTNEADFSGATTATASTAMRDASLDGSLKTVRADTAQNTRTIVYRTPAGADITLTETDQTDLSRQSVLKGRAAGGRVNAPPARFDVPPAAPIAPAPAPERRLRSVPLTNTISWMDPVTGTHYKLTADLPREQLEGWKTRIIEQRRSR